GCCACCCGCTGGGCGAAGAAGACCACCAGACCCGGGAAGGCGGCGGCGAAGTACCCGGCCGCGAGGACGGCCGCCGACCGGTCCAGGAAGAGCGCCGCCAGGGGATCGCGCAGCAGGTACCCGGGCAGGGCGAGGGCGAGGGATCCGAGGCCCCACAGCCACCAGGCGGTCGCGGTGACCCGGTCCGCCTCGGCGCGGTCGGCCGCGCCGCGTGCCCGCGACAGGCACAGGCCGGTGCCGGAGCCGACCACCAGGACCAGCCCCAGCAGCAGGTGTTCGATCCCGGTCGCCAGGGTGACGGCGGCGACCGCCGCTCCCCCGAGGCCGGCCACCCAGTACGTGGTGATGATCGACGCGACCACACCCGACAGCAGTTCGACATAGACCGGCCAGGCGAGCCCGGCCAGGCGCGGCATGGATCCCCGCACGCTCTCTCTTCCCCCGAAACATCGTCAGTGCGCCGGTGGAGACGGCGCACTGACAAGAGGTACCGCCGGCGGAGGAACCGGCACAAAGGTCGAAAGCTCCAAGATCGAAAGGTCGGGAGCGGGGGCGCCTTGGCCGATCCCGGCTGCGGCGGCCTGTCGGCGAGTCCGTCGGGGAGCTCGGTCAGGGCGGAGGGTCCGGGCAGCCGGACGGTGCACCCGGCCGGGAGAACGAGATTCGGTTCGGACTCGAACGACCGCTGTGGCGCAACGGCTGCATCCCACTCCCGATGGTAGCTTCCAGCTGCCGCCCGGTCAGGGCGGCACTCCCACCCGACCAACGAAGGAGTGACCCATGACCCAGGTCAGCGCGACCACCGCCGAACTCAAGAGGACGCAGGCGTCGGAGAACGCCTCGACGAAGACCTGGCGCCACGTCATCCAGCCGGATGCGGACGCCGCGGCCAACTTCCTCAACCTCACCCCGCCGCAGGGCCCGGGCGAGGCGACCATCACCCTCCGGACCGACGGGCAGATCGACGTCGTCTACCTGATCTGACGACAGCCCTGACAGGGACGGTGCCGCGGCGCGCTCCTCGCGCCGCGGCACCGGCATGAGGCCGCGCCCCCCACGTGCGGCTGAAAACGAACACGCCGGTGTCCGCTGCGAGCTGACCTTTTCCCCACCGGCGCCGGTTCGGCCCATACTCGTCCCGGTACAGAGAAAGGGGACCCACAGTGGGTAGCAGTGTCGAGACGTTGGAGTTCCAGGCCGAGACCCGCCAGTTGTTGCGGTTGGTGATCCACTCGATCTACTCGAACAAGGACATCTTCCTGCGCGAGTTGATCTCGAACGCCTCGGACGCCCTGGACAAGCTGCGGCTGGAGTCGCTCACCGACTCCGATCTCGCGGCCGACACCTCCGACCTGCACATCGCGCTGGAGGTCGACCCGGACGCCCGGACGCTGACCGTCCGCGACAACGGGATCGGCATGAGCCGGGACGAACTCGTGGACCTGATCGGCACGATCGCCAAGTCCGGCACCGCCGGGCTGCTGGAGAAGATCAAGGAGTCGAAGGACGCGGCGGCGGCGCAGAGCCTGATCGGCCAGTTCGGCGTCGGCTTCTACTCGGCGTTCATGGTCGCCGACCGGGTCACCCTGCGCACCCGCCGGGCCGGCGGCGAGGCCGGCACCCGCTGGGAGTCCGACGGCGAGGGCACCTACGAGCTGCAGGCCGTCGACGGCCTGCCGGTGGGCACCTCGGTCACCCTGCACCTCAAGCCCGCCGACAGCGAGGACGGGCTGGCCGACTACCTGGCCGAGTGGAAGATCCGTCAGATCGTCAAGCAGTACTCCGACTTCATCCGCTGGCCGATCCGGATGGCCACCGAGCGCACCGACGCCGAGGGCGCCACCACCCGCGAGACGGACACGCTCAACTCGATGAAGGCGCTGTGGGCCCGGCCTCGCAGCGAGGTGACCGAGGCCGAGTACCACGAGTTCTACCAGCAGATCAGCCACGACTGGCTGGAGCCCGCCGCCACCGTCCACATGCGCGCCGAGGGCACCTTCGAGTACGAGGCGCTGCTGTTCATCCCCGCGCAGGCCCCGTTCGACCTGTTCTCCCGCGAGACCAAGCGCGGCGTCCAGCTGTACGTCAAGCGGGTGTTCATCATGGACGACTGCGAGGCGCTGATGCCGAACTACCTGCGCTTCGTCAAGGGGGTGGTGGACGCCCACGACCTGTCGCTGAACGTCTCCCGCGAGATCCTGCAGCAGGACCGCCAGATCCGCGGGGTGCGCCGGCGCCTGGTCAAGAAGGTGCTCGGCGCGATCAAGGAGATGCAGACCAAGGACGCCGAGCGGTACGCCACCCTGTGGTCCCAGTTCGGCCGGGTGCTGAAGGAGGGCCTCATCGAGGACGCCGACAGCACCGACGCCCTGCTGGAGCTGGTGTCCGCCGCCTCCACGCACGACCCGGAGGGCACCACCACCCTGCGCGCGTACGTCGAGCGGATGAAGGACGGCCAGGACGCGATCTACTACCTGACCGGCGAGACGCGCGCCATGGTGGAGAACTCCCCGCACATGGAGGCGTTCGCCGCCAAGGGGTACGAGGTGCTGATCCTCACCGACCCGGTGGACGAGGTCTGGGTCGAGCAGGTCCAGGCCTTCGACGGCCACCGCCTGCAGTCCATCGCCAAGGGCCAGGTCGACCTCGACGAGCCGGCCGACGGCGACGACCAGGACGCCGGCGCCGAGAAGGCCCGGCGCGAGCAGGACTTCGCGGCGCTGCTCCAGTGGCTGACCGCCGCCCTCAGCGAGCAGGTCAAGCAGGTCCGGCTGTCCTCGCGGCTCACCACCTCGGCGGCGTGCATCGTCGGCGACGCCCACGACATGACCCCGACCCTGGAGAAGATGTACCGGGCGATGGGACAGGAGATGCCCCCGGTCAAGCGGATCCTGGAGCTCAACCCCACCCACCCCCTGATCATGGCGCTGCGCACCGCCCACCAGGCCGACGCCGCCGACCCGGCACTGCCGGAGATCGCCGAGCTGGTGTACGGCGGCGCACTGCTGGCCGAGGGCGGCGACCTGCCCGACCCGGCCCGGTTCACCCGGCTCCTCACCGACCGGCTGACCCGCACGCTGTAGTCGGCGACGGGTGCGGCCGGCCCGGCTCCCTCGGGCCGGCCGCACCCCTGCCCGGACGGCCGGGGCGTGATCGGATGAGCATGATCGGATGAGCGCGATCGGATGAGCACGATCGGAAAATCCGTGTCGCCGCCGCGTGGGCAGGAGCAGAATCGCCCCGTGACGGACATGCGAGCGTTCCGGGATGCGGTGACCAGCTGGGCGGGGGGCGGCCCCGGTGAGCCGGCGGGCGAGCTGGCCGTCCGGCTGGGCCTGCGGACCGCGGTGCTGCTGGAGGGGCCGAGCGACCTCGCGGCCGTCGAGACGCTCGCCGAGCGCCACGGCCGGGACCTGGCCGCCGAGGGGGTGTGCGTCCTGCCCATGGGCGGGGCGATGAACGCCGGCCGCTACGCCGCGCTCCTCGGGCCGCCGGGGCTGGGGCTCGGCCTCGCCGGGCTGTGCGACGAGGGCGAACTGGGCTTCTACGACCGTGCGTTGGAGCGGGTCGGCGCGCCGCGCCACGGGCTGTTCGTCTGCGCGGCCGACCTGGAGGACGAGCTGATCCGCGCGCTGGGCGTGGACCGGGTGGAGGAGGTCCTCCTCGCCGCGGGCGACCTCCCGGCCTGGCGGACCTTCGTCCGTCAGCCCGCGCAGCGCACCCGGCTCCCGCAGCAGCAGCTGCGGCGCTTCCTCGGCACCAAGAAGGGCCGCAAGATCCGCTACGGCCGCCTCCTGGCCGAGGCCGTGGACGCCGCGCGGGTCCCCGCACCCCTTCGCGACCTGCTCGCCCACCTGTGACACCGGTGACCGGAGCTCACCGGTGACCGGCGTCAGGAACGGCCCGTCGCCGCGATCAGGGCCACCGCCTCGTCGAGTCGGCCGATCTCGTCCGGGCTGAGCGTCGGGTTGGCGGCCCGCCGCGTCCTGGCCAGCGCCAGGTGCTCCGCCTCGATGCCGCCCGTACCGCCCGTATCGCCGAGGTGGCGGAGCAGCGGGGCGAGGACGGCGCGGGCCATGACGGCGACGGCGGGCATGGTCAGGGCCGCCTGGGCGAGGATCAGCGCGGCCATCGCCGTGTCCAGGCCGGGCGGTCCCTCCTCCGACGTGGCCCAGTCGATCACGACCGGTCCCTGCGCGGTCAGCACCACGTTCTCGGGGTGGAGGTCCAGGTGGAGGACGCGGTGCCCGGGGTCGTCCGAGACCCGCGCGGGGATCGCGTGCAGCCGGCCGAGCAGTCCGGCCAGCGTCTCCCCCGCCCACGCGGCCGTGATCGCACCGCCGGCCAGGGCCTCCACCATCGTCGGCCCTGACAGCCGCTGCATCACCAGGTCACCCGGTTCCGCTCCGGGCCACGCGGCGGGAACCGGGTACCCGTGCTCCGCCAGGTACGCCATCACGGCGGCCTCCCCGGTCGCGTCCTCACCGCCCCGGTAGCGGCGCAGCACCCGTCCGCCCTCCAGCGCGAACACGTCCGCCGTCCGGCCGGCCCCCACCAACTCGCCGATCTTCATCCCGGGAACGTACCGGGAGCCGCCCGGGCCTCGCCAGTTCCGTGGGCCGGTTCCGTTGGCCGGTCCCCGGGCCGTGTGGGCGGGCGCGGCCGGGGAAGCCGCCCGGTAGCGGACCCGCACAGTCGGACCCGGGCCGGCACCATCGGACCCGTGCCACCGGGCCCGCGGACACCGACGGAAGGACGAGACCATGAGCACGCCCGAGAAGGACAGGCCGCAGCCCGACGAGGAGACCCGGGAGCGGTCCGCCGAGGAGCGGTCGATCACCGCGCCGACACCGGCGGACGTCCGGGCCAAGGCGGAGGGCCGGGGCCGGGACGAGCCCGAGCCGCCCGCCGCGGACCGACAGGCGCCGTAGCCGTGCGGCCGGCGTCCGCCCTCAGCGCGGGCGCAGGCCCTCGAAGACCACCGAGTAGATCCGTTCCCGGCCGTCCGGGTCCGCTCCGAGCTGCTCCATCGCCGCGCCGGTACCGGCCAGCAGGGCGAGCAGCTCGGCCAGGCCCAGGTCGGGGCGGACCGCGCCGGCCCGCTGGGCCCCGGTGAGCAGGACGTCCAGCCGGTCCCGGATGGCCGCGCTGGACTCCTGCAGCGTCGAGTGCACGTCCACGCCGGCCGCGGCCAGGGCGCGGGCGAAGTCGTTCTTGCCCGCGGACTGGTCGATCAGCAGGCGGAAGCAGTCGAAGAAGGCCGCGGCGGGCTCGGACCCGGCGGCGAGCTCCGCGGTCCGGTCCGCGATGCTCTCCAGCCGGCGCACCATCACCGCCTCCAGCAGCGCTTCCTTGGTCGGGAAGTGCCGGAAGAGCGTGCCGACCCCGACGCCGGCGGCGCGGGCGATCTCCTCGGTCGGCACGCCGACGCCCCGGGTGGTGAACACCTCGGTGGCCACGTCCAGCAGCCTGGCCCGGTTACGGGCCGCGTCCGCCCGCAGCGGGCGCGTCCGGGCGTCGTCGCCCATCGCTCACACCTCTTCCCGTCGGCGGCAGGCGCCACCGCTAGACAACCGGAGTCGGCAGTCCGTATCGTGAAAACGGAGTCACCAGTCCGATTCTAGGTTCTTCCGGAGGTTCGTCATGCCCCAGACACGGTCACCGCAGGAAGTGTTCCACCATCTGCTCGCCGGCATCACGGAGGGGCGGTTCTCGGAGCTGGCCGCGCTCTACGCCGAGGACACGGTGGTGGAGACCGTGTTCGAACCGGTCGGGCCGCGCCGCTTCGAGGGCCGGTCGGTGCTCGCCGAGCGGTTCGCGGCGGTGGCCGAACACTCGCCGATCGAGTTGAGCGCGTCGAACGTGGTGGTCCGGGAGACCGAGGACCCGGAGGTGATCGTCGCCGAGTGGGACTACCGAGTGCACCACCGGGCGACCGGGAAGACCTTCGACGCGGCCAACATCCAGGTGCTCCGGGTCCGCGACGGCCTGATCGTCAGCAGCCGGGACTACCACGACCACCTGGCCCTGATCACGGGCGGCGGCGACCTGCCGCGACTGGTCGCCGCCCTGGAGCAGCAGGGCTGACCCGCACGGAGACAGGCCCGCCCCGGGCACGGTACGCCCGGGGCGGGCCTTTCGGTGTCGGACGCCGACCGCGCGGGCCGCCGGCGCCCAGATGGGCCGGCAGACCGTCAGCGCGGGTCGGCCGGGAGGGTCCAGGCGTACCAGCCGTGGGCCGGGACCCGGGGCCTGCGCCGCCACTGGGCGGCGACGGCGAGGGTCACGCCTCCCGAGCCGAGGGTGGAGAGGAAGGACAGCGCCATCACGCCCGAGCGCACGACGTTGGAATCCCCCAGGACGGTCAGCCACACCAGGGACGAGCCGACTGCCATGAGCACCAGCAGCGGGATCCGGAACCCCCGCGGGACCTGACCGCTGAGCACGGCCACGCCGAAGCCGAGGACCGCGGCCGGCACGATGGCCAGGGCGAGGCCGAGGACGAGGAAGACGAACAGGAAGAGGACCACGGTGACTCCCCAGGAGCGGTGAACAGCCCAGGTCGCGGGCAGGTGGGGGCCGCCCCCCGCTTCCCGGTGGGCGGCCTTCCGGGGAAGATCCTGACAGATGTTTTGAACGCGTTCAAGACGGGAGTGGCTCTCCGCTCCTCGGCGGTCAGTCGATCCAGGTCACCACGGCGAGACCGCGGTCCGCCGCGCCGCGGTGGAAGTCGCGCAGGGCGGTGAACTGCCCCCTCAGGTACGCGGTCAGGTCCCCGTGGAAGCCGTCGAACCCGCACATCCGCGCCGCCTCCTCCGTGTCCCCGGGAAGCCGGGCGAGCATGGCGTCCACATCGACGGCGTCGAGCAGGCGCGAGACCTCCGCCACCGCCTCCGGGGCCAGCAGCGCGGGCGGGTCGCCGAACCCGTCGTAGACCGTCTCGTGGTCGAGGAACCGGAGGACCTCCGTGCCCTCGCAGCTGCGTTCCACCGCCCCGACCAGGACGGGGTCGGCCGCGACCCGGCGGAGGTACCGTTCCAGGCCCCAGATCGCCCAGTTCAGGTCGAGCGCGTCCTCGGCGGGCGGGTCCCAGCCCGGGTCCCCGTCGGGAGCGTCCTCGGCGTTCCGGCGGCACCGCGCGAGGTACTCCGGGCTGACGCGGGCGAGTTGCTGGGTCAAGGCCATGGGGGAAGTCTCCCGGCGTCGCCGGTCGCCGTCATCCCGGTTTCCGCCCGGACCGGCGGGCCGCCCGCAGCAGCGGCGTCCCGCCGGGACAGACCCCCGTCAACCTGCGGATTCCCACGGGGAATTGGGTGCTGGAGGGCCCTGCTATGGTGATCCGATGGCATCGGTCAAGCAATTCCAGGTCACCTTCGACTGCGCGGAGCCCGAGCGTGTCGCCCGCTTCTGGTGCGAGGTGTTGGGGTACGTCGCACCGCCGCCGAAGGGATTCGCCACCTGGGAGGAGTACACCGAGGCACAGCCGCCCGAGGAGCGGGGTTCCTGGTTCGCCTGCGTCGACCCCACAGGTGTGGGCCCGCGCCTGTACTTCCAGCGCGTTCCCGAAGGCAAGGTCGTCAAGAACCGGGTGCACCTCGACGTGCGGGTCGGCACCGGACTCGTCGGCGAGGAGCGCCTCGCCGTACTGGAGGCCGAATCCGCACGCCTGGCCGCGCTCGGCGCCGTCCGCGTGCAACTGCTGTACGACGGCACCGACTCGTGCATCGCGATGCAGGACATCGAGGGCAACGAGTTCTGCGTCGACTGAGCATGCTCCGGGAGGGCGGTGCCGGCCTCTACTCCGCGTCGAGCTGGTGGTCCGCCCAGACGTAGGTCTCCGGCAGCAGGTCGGCGATGGCCACGCTGCGGACGCGGTCGCCCGTCCCGACGATGACCCTGACGGCGGGGAAGTAGTCGAGGAGGACCTGCCGGCAGCGCCCGCACGGCGGCACGACGCCCCGGTCACGGTCGCCCACCGCGACGATCGTGTCCAGCTCATAGGCGCCCTGGGCGGCCGCCGCCCCGATCAGGACCAGCTCGGCGCACGGGCCGCCCGTGAAGTGGTAGGCGTTCACCGCGGTGACGATGCGGCCGTCCGCGGCGCGGGCCGCGGCCGCCATGGTGTGGTTGTCGCCCCGGCAGCGGGTACGGGCGACCTCGGCGGCGGCCTGGATCAGCTCGTGGTCGACGGGGTGGGTCTGCGCGGTCATGTCCTCTTCCTCCAACGGGGTGCCAGGCGACGTTGCCCGCAGCCGGCGGGGGCGCGCAAGTGGATATCGCCGCCGCGCACCGAAGCCGACCGCGGGTCCGCCGCGTTCACCGGGTCGATGCGGGTGCCTGCCTTCGCGAGAGCGTCAGCCTGCGCCACTCCCGGTCGAGTTCGGTGACGACGACCGCGACCTCGTCGCCGACCGCCAGTACGTCCTCCGGCGTCCGCACGGGCGTCCACGCCGGCTCTCCGAGTGGGATCAGTCCCTCGATCCCGTCGGCCACCTGGACGAAGGCGCCGAAGGGAACCAGCCTGGTGACGCTGCCGCTCAGTGTCCGGCCCACCGCAAGCCCGTCGGCGAAGGTCTGGAACGGGTCCGGCTGCGTCGCCCGCAAGGACAGCCGGGCCTCTCCGTTCCAGGTGTCGAACTGAAGGAACACGCAGGAGACACGCTCCCCGACCTGGACGACGTCCGAAGCCGACTCGAAACGGCGCCAGGACAGTTCGGGGTGGGTGATGAATCCGACGCCGGGGAAGACCGGATGGCCGGGGCCGTCGTCCAGCGCCACGAACACGCCGAACGACTCGATCGCGGTGACCGTGCCGGAGAGGATCTCGCCACGGTCGAGCCGCTTCAGGAACCTCCAGAGTTCCGGGTGCGCGGTGGCCGCCATGGACAGCCGGACACGGCCCTCGCCCGGGTCGACGGCGATCACCTCGGCGGTGATCCGCTGACCGACCTCCACGGCGTCGCTCCGGGACCGCCCCCAGGGCAGGTCCAGCGGACCGACCGATCCCGGCGGCCCGGCGGGGAATCCGTCCAGCGTCACCGCCACGCCGTGAGATCGGGTGATCCCCGTGGCCACCCCGCTGCAGACGTCACCGACGTGAATCGTCGACAGAAGGCTCCGTACCGCCTGATCGTCCGAGGTTCCGTCCATTCCGGCAGCCTCTCACGCAGGCCGCACACGGGTCTTGGCCTTAGCGCAGAGCCGCCGCGACCAGGCCTTCGAGGGCGTCGCGGGGACCTCGCCGCCGTTCAGGAGGTGGTCGAAGACCAGGCCGTCGATGCAGGTCAGCAGGGTGTGGCTGCGGGTCTCGACCTCGGTGACGCCGCGGGCGGCGAGGAACCGGCGGACGGCTTCGCGGCCGGCGTTCTCGCGGGGGACGAGGATCTCGCGCAGTTCCGGGTCGCTTCGCCGACCCGCGCTGGCCGAGCTGGGCCGGCGGTTCGGCGACTGGCCCGACCCGATCCCCGCCCTGCTCGAAGCGACCCGGGCGGAGGCCGTCCTGCACCATGACGTCCACGAACTCCGTACGCCGCTGCCCTCGTTCACGGTCGGCCGGGTCGCCCTGCTCGGCGACGCCGCCCGCGCGATGACCCCGAACCTCGGGCAGGGCGCCGGCCAGGCCACGGGGCCGCCGGGCCCGACCGGTGCTGCCGCCAGCTGCCGTCAGCGGCCGTCAGCGCATGGCGGTGTGGCGGAGGACGGCGGGGACGACCGTCGGCCAGTCGGCGCGGGTGATGCCGTGGCCCGCGTCCGGCAGGGGGAGCAGGGTGGCGCCGGGGATCCGTCCGGCGAGGGCCTCGGCGTGCGGGAGCGGGAACAGCGGGTCGGCGGTGCCGTGGATCACCAGGGTGGGGACGGCGATCGAGGACAGGGGTGCGTGCGGGAGTTCACCCTCCGGGAGGGTGTCGTGGTGGCGGGAGGCGGTGAAGTCGCGGGCGCGCGCGACGTCCTGGCGGACCAGGCTGCGGGCGGCGGGCTCGTCGAAGGGCCTGCGGCCTCCGGCGAGGAGGCGGGCATAGGCGACTTGGTACTCCACCAGCGCGTCGGTGTCCGCCCAGTCGACCTGCGCGGAGGCGATGAAGCGCAGGAACTCCTCGGTCGGCGGCGGGAGTTCACGGCCGTCCGGCAACGCGGCGGAGGTGCTGACCAGGACCAGGGAGAGCACCCGGTCCGCGTGGCCGAGCGCCAGCAACTGGGCGAGCGCCCCTCCGGCCGAGACGCCCAGGACGTGCGCGGCCGCGATCCCGTGGCCGTCGAGCACCCGGACGGCGTCG
The window above is part of the Kitasatospora sp. HUAS MG31 genome. Proteins encoded here:
- a CDS encoding VOC family protein: MASVKQFQVTFDCAEPERVARFWCEVLGYVAPPPKGFATWEEYTEAQPPEERGSWFACVDPTGVGPRLYFQRVPEGKVVKNRVHLDVRVGTGLVGEERLAVLEAESARLAALGAVRVQLLYDGTDSCIAMQDIEGNEFCVD
- a CDS encoding TetR/AcrR family transcriptional regulator; the protein is MGDDARTRPLRADAARNRARLLDVATEVFTTRGVGVPTEEIARAAGVGVGTLFRHFPTKEALLEAVMVRRLESIADRTAELAAGSEPAAAFFDCFRLLIDQSAGKNDFARALAAAGVDVHSTLQESSAAIRDRLDVLLTGAQRAGAVRPDLGLAELLALLAGTGAAMEQLGADPDGRERIYSVVFEGLRPR
- a CDS encoding alpha/beta fold hydrolase, yielding MAERAIERVVAVDGIELCTEAFGNPADPALLLIMGTGASMLWWEEGFCRLLAEGGRFVLRYDHRDTGRSTTYPPGRPGYTGADLVADAVRVLDGHGIAAAHVLGVSAGGALAQLLALGHADRVLSLVLVSTSAALPDGRELPPPTEEFLRFIASAQVDWADTDALVEYQVAYARLLAGGRRPFDEPAARSLVRQDVARARDFTASRHHDTLPEGELPHAPLSSIAVPTLVIHGTADPLFPLPHAEALAGRIPGATLLPLPDAGHGITRADWPTVVPAVLRHTAMR
- a CDS encoding cytidine deaminase, with amino-acid sequence MTAQTHPVDHELIQAAAEVARTRCRGDNHTMAAAARAADGRIVTAVNAYHFTGGPCAELVLIGAAAAQGAYELDTIVAVGDRDRGVVPPCGRCRQVLLDYFPAVRVIVGTGDRVRSVAIADLLPETYVWADHQLDAE
- a CDS encoding phosphotransferase, which codes for MKIGELVGAGRTADVFALEGGRVLRRYRGGEDATGEAAVMAYLAEHGYPVPAAWPGAEPGDLVMQRLSGPTMVEALAGGAITAAWAGETLAGLLGRLHAIPARVSDDPGHRVLHLDLHPENVVLTAQGPVVIDWATSEEGPPGLDTAMAALILAQAALTMPAVAVMARAVLAPLLRHLGDTGGTGGIEAEHLALARTRRAANPTLSPDEIGRLDEAVALIAATGRS
- a CDS encoding TOPRIM nucleotidyl transferase/hydrolase domain-containing protein translates to MTDMRAFRDAVTSWAGGGPGEPAGELAVRLGLRTAVLLEGPSDLAAVETLAERHGRDLAAEGVCVLPMGGAMNAGRYAALLGPPGLGLGLAGLCDEGELGFYDRALERVGAPRHGLFVCAADLEDELIRALGVDRVEEVLLAAGDLPAWRTFVRQPAQRTRLPQQQLRRFLGTKKGRKIRYGRLLAEAVDAARVPAPLRDLLAHL
- a CDS encoding S1 RNA-binding domain-containing protein; translation: MEVGQRITAEVIAVDPGEGRVRLSMAATAHPELWRFLKRLDRGEILSGTVTAIESFGVFVALDDGPGHPVFPGVGFITHPELSWRRFESASDVVQVGERVSCVFLQFDTWNGEARLSLRATQPDPFQTFADGLAVGRTLSGSVTRLVPFGAFVQVADGIEGLIPLGEPAWTPVRTPEDVLAVGDEVAVVVTELDREWRRLTLSRRQAPASTR
- a CDS encoding nuclear transport factor 2 family protein, whose amino-acid sequence is MPQTRSPQEVFHHLLAGITEGRFSELAALYAEDTVVETVFEPVGPRRFEGRSVLAERFAAVAEHSPIELSASNVVVRETEDPEVIVAEWDYRVHHRATGKTFDAANIQVLRVRDGLIVSSRDYHDHLALITGGGDLPRLVAALEQQG
- a CDS encoding DUF1877 family protein — protein: MALTQQLARVSPEYLARCRRNAEDAPDGDPGWDPPAEDALDLNWAIWGLERYLRRVAADPVLVGAVERSCEGTEVLRFLDHETVYDGFGDPPALLAPEAVAEVSRLLDAVDVDAMLARLPGDTEEAARMCGFDGFHGDLTAYLRGQFTALRDFHRGAADRGLAVVTWID
- the htpG gene encoding molecular chaperone HtpG — its product is MGSSVETLEFQAETRQLLRLVIHSIYSNKDIFLRELISNASDALDKLRLESLTDSDLAADTSDLHIALEVDPDARTLTVRDNGIGMSRDELVDLIGTIAKSGTAGLLEKIKESKDAAAAQSLIGQFGVGFYSAFMVADRVTLRTRRAGGEAGTRWESDGEGTYELQAVDGLPVGTSVTLHLKPADSEDGLADYLAEWKIRQIVKQYSDFIRWPIRMATERTDAEGATTRETDTLNSMKALWARPRSEVTEAEYHEFYQQISHDWLEPAATVHMRAEGTFEYEALLFIPAQAPFDLFSRETKRGVQLYVKRVFIMDDCEALMPNYLRFVKGVVDAHDLSLNVSREILQQDRQIRGVRRRLVKKVLGAIKEMQTKDAERYATLWSQFGRVLKEGLIEDADSTDALLELVSAASTHDPEGTTTLRAYVERMKDGQDAIYYLTGETRAMVENSPHMEAFAAKGYEVLILTDPVDEVWVEQVQAFDGHRLQSIAKGQVDLDEPADGDDQDAGAEKARREQDFAALLQWLTAALSEQVKQVRLSSRLTTSAACIVGDAHDMTPTLEKMYRAMGQEMPPVKRILELNPTHPLIMALRTAHQADAADPALPEIAELVYGGALLAEGGDLPDPARFTRLLTDRLTRTL